The following are encoded together in the Oncorhynchus clarkii lewisi isolate Uvic-CL-2024 chromosome 25, UVic_Ocla_1.0, whole genome shotgun sequence genome:
- the LOC139384131 gene encoding tudor domain-containing 6, with translation MCSIPGLPIPGSQVTVLITRVNLNPICSLVELWGNFDQERQHAYQQMRRGVQIPRQRFCESEGNPGDLCLAHLNVTWHRARIISRHGHHYNVFLIDEGRAHVATNNTLAWGQNDCFLLPPEVEFCVLANVSPLSHENKWTPTASDFLESLCGKTVNGMVQDVLMPDRTVLLYIPIINKHMYEVGFARKLPSDKFKQLVLSSLNFPKSQVSSTETLPPTVSHKRTDAGREIEKFQQFFYPELLTDFIETVEVTEVINPQRIFCKLSIFSQELKKLSEQINEYYEGRSTFCKARQTASGAPCAVRGSNGKWYRSLLQQDIGSESAVEVLLVDNGKTDFVHVADIRPLAAKFFRMPVVTYVCSLHGIEDRGIGWTVDEIKYLKSVLLHKTVIAKFEYHNLSEGINCVTLYGDDNININKLFGVKERCLLESERPPPRDIQNSVHPLTTPHFPSATETVLNEHWFQVGITLEVKVSCIESPAKFWCQMAQESTSLQILMQEMQYHYTSSPPQQIDGDICVALDHGNGMWYRAWIVENDQSPHVDVRFIDYGQTRRVSLQDLRPLDPVFRRLKTQAFQCFLQNLNTPTSPVPAEWSDAASSEFKKFVDSTADSNVGLKCTIHAVMHDTQGLVINMVDLETPVQSACKLLVQKGVKAPAPLKSPPLSSAPPDTENFSLHNIEVGGKEKVWITSAKSVAHFYGQLERNSHVNDKLTKDLQHFCHQPLQSTNCSQSLETVCFAKYTDNQWYRGQIKATHPTLEVHFVDYGDTVTLSQSDILPCPVEAVSLMSVPVQAVPFGLFGVPEDVSQEVNRWFEKHVTDLSFTITAVAKDSGGKLLVELYDGTTHINEMVREKLKEARPGKEIILVQSPSLSSKLSTTSRCTDQFQTKCNLPECVPMPTSQDWAARGTVIKHISTAMCFTSPQRKVGQSTPQQSLLDKPEKKPMVEHDGQMCRFSKLTDLPSRPLKPGLVTEVYVSHCNSHSSFFIQLTKDEDDIFSLVEKLNGSQSSCDATPVDLNELQLGDLVNAEYPEDSSWYRAVVRRKPGNGTVHVEFIDFGNEAIIPSLKVKQLDKQFIEYPRFSIHCVLSRITNSNNKETWEEDVTSMIKKATTTENAEKKLACTFMKETGSVWEVSLEDQCIVLAHSLVEASQTGRADVSQLSCSGENTIPLLYKKPSVSQNQALDVYASSIVEPNYFWCQHANSEELYRISRIVQEFVNSALQDPVLMDTLNPRSPCLAFFAEDNQWYRAQIIHKTNDLFTVLFVDYGNESEVDLKAIRSIPPPLLESAPQAFLCSLAGVEHPEGAWDNNTVDEFYQRIVDKPLKVTVQKMYNNLESLPPQYQVKVECEEHVINDLMRSYLHCSNLHVHSKTECADELFSSDMTISNETMNRSEYKCLTQEITPKLNSTEVPVMDRSPSTTQCSGDTLAVRTISYNGLAGVSSSGSNVPSESVPKLETLPKRSIKPGWVADVYVSQCNSPSSFFVQLVEDEKYLFSLVESLNSDQSDGVALKNVANPQPGDLVNSEFPDDCSWYRAVILETNGEDKINVQYIDFGNEASISTLKVCRLDTQFLEHPRFSIHCSLSGLADTKYKGFEQEISCQFKKVAGADSARKWECKFIKDTGSTWEVCLDQNIILTDSLNMCCSAGDSTHLDRQSPSSGSLPSQIERSDREHNTLLQFWKLDIFLGQTLDVYASSIAGPGYFWCQYANSEELAEISKVCQLIGNSEHKDTVLMSTLSPGSLCLALFAEDEQWYRAQIVSKMDVISVVFVDYGNESETDLKSLKSVPPQLLEHPPQAFLCSLAEFENSEGSWDDNALDGFYELLADKPLKVTVQNMDNNNKLPIPQYQVKVECEELIVNDFMKTCWRSSPTESQSEEAANHCNCQLEETDD, from the exons ATGTGTTCCATTCCTGGATTGCCAATTCCAGGATCCCAAGTCACGGTTCTCATTACAAGGGTAAACCTAAATCCTATCTGTTCTCTAGTGGAATTATGGGGAAACTTTGATCAAGAAAGGCAACATGCTTACCAGCAAATGAGAAGGGGAGTTCAGATTCCCAGACAGAGGTTTTGTGAATCAGAAGGAAACCCTGGAGACTTGTGTCTAGCTCATCTGAATGTAACCTGGCACAGAGCTAGGATCATTTCTAGACATGGGCATCATTACAATGTGTTTCTCATTGATGAAGGGAGAGCTCATGTTGCTACAAACAACACCTTAGCATGGGGACAGAATGACTGTTTTCTTTTACCTCCAGAAGTGGAGTTCTGTGTTCTTGCCAATGTATCCCCCTTATCCCATGAAAACAAATGGACTCCAACAGCCTCAGATTTTTTGGAGTCTCTTTGCGGCAAAACGGTCAATGGAATGGTTCAGGATGTATTGATGCCAGACAGAACAGTCCTCCTTTATATTCCGATCATTAACAAACATATGTATGAAGTCGGCTTTGCCAGAAAACTACCCAGTGACAAGTTCAAACAACTTGTTCTATCGTCTCTGAACTTTCCAAAGAGTCAGGTCTCCTCCACAGAGACATTGCCACCTACAGTGTCACACAAACGGACTGATGCTGGGAGAGAAATTGAGAAGTTTCAACAATTCTTCTATCCAGAACTGCTAACAGACTTCATTGAGACTGTGGAAGTCACAGAGGTGATAAACCCACAGCGTATCTTCTGCAAACTCTCAATTTTCTCTCAGGAGCTGAAGAAACTCTCTGAGCAGATTAATGAATACTATGAAGGAAGATCTACTTTTTGCAAGGCAAGACAGACGGCCTCAGGCGCTCCATGTGCAGTAAGAGGGAGCAATGGCAAGTGGTATCGATCTCTGCTACAGCAGGACATTGGATCAGAGAGTGCTGTGGAAGTACTACTTGTCGATAATGGGAAGACGGACTTTGTCCATGTGGCTGACATCAGACCACTGGCTGCCAAGTTCTTCAGAATGCCAGTTGTAACTTATGTTTGCTCCCTCCACGGTATTGAGGACAGAGGCATTGGATGGACAGTGGATGAAATCAAGTATCTGAAATCTGTGCTGCTGCACAAGACTGTCATTGCCAAATTTGAATATCACAACTTGTCAGAGGGCATCAACTGTGTGACACTCTATGGAGACGACAATATAAACATCAACAAACTttttggagtgaaagagagatgtCTTCTGGAGTCAGAGAGGCCTCCACCACGAGACATACAAAACAGTGTGCATCCGCTTACCACTCCACACTTTCCTTCAGCAACAGAGACTGTCCTCAATGAACATTGGTTCCAGGTAGGAATCACCTTGGAAGTCAAAGTATCTTGCATTGAAAGTCCGGCAAAATTCTGGTGCCAGATGGCACAGGAGAGTACAAGTCTTCAGATCCTTATGCAAGAAATGCAGTATCATTATACCTCCAGTCCTCCACAGCAAATTGATGGAGACATTTGTGTTGCTCTGGATCATGGCAATGGTATGTGGTACAGAGCATGGATTGTTGAGAATGATCAGTCTCCCCATGTAGATGTGCGGTTCATAGATTACGGACAAACCAGGCGTGTCTCTCTGCAGGACTTGCGCCCCCTGGACCCAGTGTTTCGAAGACTGAAGACCCAGGCCTTTCAGTGTTTTCTGCAGAATCTGAACACTCCTACAAGTCCTGTTCCAGCAGAGTGGAGTGATGCTGCCTCATCAGAGTTCAAGAAGTTTGTAGATTCCACTGCTGACTCTAATGTAGGATTGAAATGCACCATACATGCAGTCATGCATGACACCCAAGGCTTGGTGATTAATATGGTAGATCTTGAAACACCAGTTCAAAGCGCATGCAAACTTCTGGTTCAGAAAGGAGTAAAGGCCCCAGCTCCTCTGAAATCTCCTCCACTTTCTTCTGCCCCGCCCGACACGGAAAACTTCTCATTACACAACATTGAAgttggagggaaagagaaggtgtGGATAACTAGTGCAAAAAGTGTTGCTCACTTCTATGGCCAGCTTGAAAGAAATTCTCATGTGAATGACAAATTGACAAAAGATCTTCAGCATTTTTGCCACCAACCACTGCAGAGCACAAACTGTTCTCAATCACTAGAAACGGTTTGTTTTGCTAAATACACTGATAACCAGTGGTACAGAGGACAAATTAAAGCAACACATCCAACCCTTGAGGTTCACTTTGTGGATTATGGGGACACAGTCACATTGAGTCAATCAGACAtccttccctgtcctgtagaaGCCGTCTCGCTCATGTCAGTTCCTGTGCAAGCTGTTCCATTTGGACTCTTCGGTGTTCCAGAAGATGTATCCCAAGAGGTCAACCGCTGGTTTGAAAAGCATGTCACAGACCTGAGCTTTACTATCACAGCGGTGGCTAAAGACTCTGGTGGAAAGCTTTTAGTTGAACTGTATGACGGAACAACACATATAAATGAGATGGTCAGAGAGAAGCTAAAAGAGGCGAGACCAGGAAAAGAAATAATTTTAGTCCAATCGCCTTCTCTGAGCTCTAAACTATCAACTACTTCAAGATGCACAGATCAATTTCAGACCAAATGTAATTTGCCAGAATGTGTGCCAATGCCAACATCTCAGGATTGGGCTGCGAGGGGAACGGTAATAAAGCACATTAGCACTGCAATGTGTTTCACATCCCCGCAAAGAAAAGTTGGACAGTCTACTCCTCAGCAGTCACTGTTGGACAAACCTGAAAAGAAGCCTATGGTTGAACATGATGGACAGATGTGTCGTTTCTCCAAACTCACAGACCTTCCCTCAAGACCCTTGAAACCAGGGTTGGTAACAGAGGTGTATGTCTCACACTGTAACAGCCACTCTAGTTTCTTTATTCAGTTGACAAAGGATGAAGATGATATATTCTCTCTTGTGGAGAAACTAAATGGCTCACAGTCATCTTGTGATGCCACTCCAGTTGACTTGAACGAACTGCAGCTCGGTGACTTGGTGAATGCGGAGTATCCCGAAGACAGCTCATGGTATCGTGCAGTTGTTAGGCGCAAACCTGGGAATGGAACCGTTCATGTTGAATTCATAGACTTTGGAAATGAAGCAATTATTCCATCCCTGAAAGTGAAACAACTCGACAAGCAGTTCATAGAATATCCCAGGTTCAGTATTCACTGTGTACTTAGTAGAATAACTAATTCTAACAACAAAGAGACATGGGAGGAAGATGTCACATCGATGATCAAAAAGGCTACAACAACAGAAAACGCTGAGAAGAAACTGGCATGCACATTCATGAAGGAAACCGGATCAGTTTGGGAGGTCAGTCTAGAAGATCAATGTATTGTGTTGGCACATTCGTTAGTTGAAGCTAGTCAAACAGGCAGAGCAGATGTATcacaactgtcttgttcaggTGAAAACACGATTCCCCTGCTGTACAAGAAGCCAAGCGTTTCCCAAAACCAGGCTTTAGATGTCTATGCGTCCTCTATAGTTGAACCTAACTACTTCTGGTGTCAACATGCAAACTCTGAGGAGCTTTACAGGATCTCAAGAATTGTTCAAGAGTTTGTAAACTCTGCCCTGCAGGACCCTGTCCTAATGGATACCCTGAACCCCAGAAGTCCTTGTCTGGCTTTCTTTGCTGAAGACAACCAATGGTATCGAGCTCAGATCATTCACAAAACTAATGATCTTTTCACTGTTCTTTTTGTGGACTATGGAAATGAGTCCGAAGTTGATCTCAAGGCGATAAGGTCAATTCCACCTCCGCTACTAGAGAGCGCCCCTCAGGCCTTCCTGTGTTCTCTGGCTGGAGTTGAGCACCCAGAAGGCGCCTGGGATAACAACACTGTTGATGAGTTTTACCAGCGTATCGTTGACAAACCACTGAAAGTTACAGTTCAGAAAATGTATAATAATCTGGAAAGTCTCCCCCCACAATACCAGGTCAAAGTGGAGTGTGAGGAGCATGTTATCAATGACTTGATGAGAAGTTACTTGCATTGCTCTAATTTGCACGTCCACAGCAAAACAGAGTGTGCTGACGAGCTCTTCTCCTCTGATATGACCATTTCAAATGAAACCATGAACCGGTCTGAGTATAAATGTCTTACACAAGAAATAACTCCCAAATTGAATTCCACTGAGGTTCCAGTGATGGATAGATCACCAAGCACCACGCAATGTTCAGGAGACACTCTGGCAGTCAGGACAATCTCTTATAATGGTCTTGCAGGAGTCTCCTCAAGTGGATCCAATGTTCCTTCCGAGAGtgtccccaaacttgaaactcttCCAAAACGATCAATAAAACCAGGTTGGGTAGCagatgtctatgtttcacaaTGCAACAGTCCATCAAGTTTCTTTGTTCAATTAGTAGAAGATGAAAAGTATCTGTTCTCTCTTGTGGAAAGTCTCAATTCTGACCAATCAGATGGTGTTGCACTCAAGAACGTTGCCAATCCGCAGCCAGGGGATCTGGTGAATTCTGAGTTTCCAGATGACTGTTCCTGGTATCGTGCAGTCATTCTAGAAACAAATGGAGAAGACAAAATTAATGTGCAATACATAGACTTTGGTAATGAAGCATCCATTTCAACCCTCAAGGTTTGCAGGCTGGACACCCAGTTCCTGGAGCACCCAAGATTTAGCATCCATTGTTCTTTAAGTGGACTTGCGGACACTAAATACAAAGGATTTGAGCAGGAAATTAGTTGCCAGTTCAAAAAAGTTGCAGGTGCGGACAGTGCAAGGAAATGGGAATGTAAGTTCATCAAAGACACTGGATCCACTTGGGAGgtctgtctggaccagaacaTCATACTAACAGATTCACTAAATATGTGTTGTTCAGCTGGAGACTCTACTCATCTTGACCGACAAAGCCCAAGTTCTGGATCTTTGCCATCCCAGAtagagaggagtgacagagagcaTAATACACTGCTGCAATTCTGGAAACTGGATATATTCCTGGGACAGACTTTGGATGTGTACGCCTCCTCCATAGCGGGCCCTGGTTATTTCTGGTGCCAGTATGCAAACTCTGAGGAGCTTGCTGAAATCTCTAAAGTTTGTCAGCTCATTGGAAACTCTGAGCATAAGGACACAGTCCTCATGTCTACCCTGAGCCCTGGAAGTCTTTGTCTGGCTCTCTTTGCCGAAGACGAGCAATGGTATCGAGCTCAGATTGTTAGCAAAATGGATGTTATCTCTGTTGTCTTTGTGGATTATGGAAATGAGTCAGAAACTGATTTGAAGTCTTTGAAGTCTGTTCCACCTCAGCTACTAGAACACCCTCCCCAGGCCTTTTTGTGTTCCCTGGCTGAATTTGAGAACTCAGAAGGCAGCTGGGATGACAATGCCCTTGATGGGTTTTATGAGCTCCTTGCTGATAAGCCGCTGAAAGTGACAGTTCAGAACATGGATAATAATAACAAGCTCCCCATTCCTCAATACCAAGTGAAAGTAGAGTGTGAGGAGCTGATTGTGAATGACTTCATGAAGACTTGCTGGAGAAGCTCCCCCACCGAGTCTCAATCAG AGGAAGCGGCTAATCATTGTAACTGTCAACTGGAAGAAACTGATGATTGA